The nucleotide sequence agagagaagaagaaaaagcttATCGGTTTTGTTCTCAAGGTTTATTATTTGTGGTGGAggctgaagagagagagagggagatttTGGGATTTGGATTGCCAGATTAGATTGGGCTTTAACTGGATCATGTGGCACGAATGGACTATAGGTTTGGACTGGGTCAAAATGAATATACGTGACAtctctcttttataaataagCCCATTGTGTTTTTGGCGTAAGGCTATTCACACACTTTTGCTAACTCTCACACACCTTTGATAATTATTGttcattgattttcttcaatttattagaTCCGAGGACGAGAAATTAAGAAcgtatgtgaaaagtaaaaatgaatttaTGGATAGCAGCACCACCTTTTATTGGAAAGGGATCAtatccggatcccttccacctaatcATCCTCATCAAATAATTCGgacccttaaaatttgatccaatggctAAAAACAGGGTCcactctaaaaattataataactttagtcgttggatcaaattttagaTATCCGAATTGTTTGATGAGAAGGATTAGATGGAAGGGATTCGAAAATGATCACTTTCCCCTTTTATTCATACAAACTCAAATGATATAATTAGAATGattaatttctcaaaaatcattAGATTCTACATTTATTTTAGCTTATATCTTATATATGATCCAATTTTAGAAAGCAAACGAGACCAAGTTAATCAAATGGAAATTAATTTTCACACATCTTTCTTAAcgcaaaaaactaaaaaaaaatgtgtgaaaaccACTTCTCAATGTTTGAACTTTTCATCCATGTCATTCATTGGCATCGaagcaattggattaaaattaaatgagatacagaattatttttcatgtatataCTGATCGTTCgtttaaaaatacttttaaaataattaaaaacattttaaaaaatatttttaaattctaaaaaCGTTACGTGCTATCATACAAAAGTAAGATCGATATACAAATCCAGGAAAAATAAATCAAGCTCTGGATCCAAAGAATTCATGTACATACATTAACACTataacatacatacatacatacacctATATATAACCTACACAAAATCAACTCACACATTTCGCCTCTaaaaaattttacaaaaataaaaacgcATGCAGAGATCATCAATTGGGAGCCCAACAGCTCAAGAACATCACTGTCCTGAGCGACTCCTCCGCTTCCTTAACCCTCTCACTACTCTTCCCGGCCCCCTTCAAACCGCCACCCGAATCCAGCGACGCCGATAACCGCCACGCCTGGCTCGAATCCCTCGCGGACTTAACGGTCGAATCGCCACACTTTGGAGCCTGGTCTTTGATCCCCTGCATCGCCCTCAGAGCTGCCTGGTACACCACTCTGCTCGCGTACCTCAAGCTCATCACCCAGATCACAATTTTTTTAGAAGATCAGAAGGGTTGCAGTTGCAAATCAAATTAGCTGCGAGTTCAATaatttacttgcatttatagagagagaaagtagaagATGAATACCAAGTTTTGGAAATCTGTGGTTTGTTGACCGCTGAGATGTGGCCAGCGGACGGCTGCGATGTCTTTATCACAGCGGACTTTGCCACGGAAAACTGGGGTCCGCGGGGCCTGATTCATTGTGCGACGGACACGTGTCTGAGGATGAGCtcaaatgttttggataaggacAAGAATATCTAGGTAGGATTTTCTCTAATAGAATTTTCAAGATCCTTGTCAGATCCTCTTTGTTATcatcttaaaaaagaaaatcatcTAATCACTTTCGTTTATCATACATTTTacgataaaaaattattgtaaatttttatttattataaattaaatataaataatactttATAAAAACTAActgtacgatatacgataaatggATATGATTAAATATCCGTCGAGGATTCTCGAATTTTCGCTAGTTTGTCTTCCGGATTTTACCAAACTTTGTACTCATAATTGGGCTGGACTGCATAACATTAGATTTTGTGCCTATGAAATTTCGACTCGGCccaatattttttcttaaaacaggACTTACAAGGCCCAATTTCTAGCCCACTGTCGCACTGCAGTCTCCACCAACGAGATTTCAACGACTCATTTACAGCCGGCGGTTAAAATTCGCCATGATTTTTGTGCACTCAGCCCGCCATTTTTCGACCGTCCGATTCACTCGGCCCGATTCGGCACTCCGCCGGCGGCGCTTCCGCGTGAGGTCGAGTTTGCCGTTCGGAACTGAAAAGGCCAACTATTATCGAGAGCTGGAAGCTGCCGTCGATGCCGTGGAGAGAGCTTGCGCGCTCTGCGTTGACATCCAGTCGTCGGTGCTTCAACGGCGGGTCGTTGAAAAGACCGACCAGACTCCGGTGACGGTGGCGGATTTTGGAGTCCAGGCTCTCGTCAGTTTGGGTAAATTGCTAATTGGTCCTTTTATTCCGTTTTCTGAAAGCAAGTCcttttattatttgtgtttaGTTTTCGAGTTCTGTAAATGGAGCTGGTGTGGACCTTGTGGTGGTTGCAGAGCTTGGGAAACGATTCCCTTTGATTCCATTGGTGGCGGAAGAGGACTCGGCGTTTGTTCGTTCCAATAAACTGGTGGAGCCAGTGCTCAATGCGGTGCTTGACAAATCTAGTTGTGCAGAGAACCCATGGACGGCTGATGAAGTATTGGAAGCCATTGACAGAGGTGGTCCGGAGGGTTTTGCTTTCGGAGCTCAGCCCGCAACGTATTGGGTTCGTTTTCGGATTTGCATTTGCATTATATGATTGGATTAAACGCTACCAAGATGTGCAGCTTTGTATGTGACCCTTTTGCTATTTGGTTATCATGCTTTAATTCATGGTGATCGCAGTTGGATTTTTACTTTGCTGCATTGTACTGAATTGAGAAATGTAATGCAGGTACTTGACCCCATTGATGGCACAAAAGGATTCGTGAAGGGAAATCCGGCGTTATATGTGGTATGCCTTACTAACTTAGAAAAAGTTGCATTGAGTTTCTATCTTTCGGTTTTCGGATATTTGGTCATTACAGTAAGTTTTGAATATGATGGCACCTGTAGTTGACTTTGCTATGGAATACAACATGGATGTTTTACGGTAAATTTGTTCATCGGTCGTCAAGTTGTAGTTATATAATTGTGTCATATGAGATGTTAAATGATGCCTATTACTATTTTTATATCTAAGCTTGTCAAGTGCTGTTAAGTCGACACTACTGAAATTATACTCACTCAACAGTTTGTGCTTCCAAAGCGAATGCAAGAAATCGACACAAAATTGTGTAATTTGGTTGTGAATAGAATCAGATATATGCACAAGACGCGAAATCTACACTTCGCAAGTACCAACTAAGAAGCAAAGATAAAAAGAGGGAACCTTAACCCAATTGAATAGGAACTTCAGATATATTATACCCAGTTATCTTCTTACAAATCTATTTAATTCTAGTTTTCGTATGGTGGAGGACTCTGAGATTACTTAATATCTTAGTGGTCTGATTGAAAAGCAATCTTCAAGGATATCCTTTCAAGTAACTCTGGTTGTTATGCTGCTTTCTTATCTAACAAAGGCAGGCCTATGGTGTCAAATGAACATAGTAATAGCACTTTCATGTGTTGCGGAAAGAAATGATTCAAGCTGTGTTTTTTCTAGATATTCGGTCCTGTTTTACTGGATTGCTTTCTACTATAAGAGTTGCCTATTAAATGGCTCAAATTTTCAGGTTGGCTTGGCACTTGTTGTTGACGGGGAGCTTGTATTGGGTGTCATGGGGTGCCCAAACTGGAAGAATGATATATCCAACAAATCCACCTCTGAAGTCCAGGAAGAAAATATCAGTCCACCTGGATCAGGGATTATTATGGTTGCTCATACAGGCTGTGGAACATGGACAAAACGTTTATCATCTGTGCTAAATTCCACAGCCAAAATGCCTTATTCTTGGACTCAATGCTTTGCTGATGGGTCTTGTATCATGGAAGAGGCACGATTTTCTATCCCAGATAGTGATGTATGGGAGTCATTTCCGCTATCATCTTTATTCAGATCAACTAACGCTGATAGCATTGACGAGGGCGAAATTCTTCTTGTAAAATCTTGTTGTGGAAGGTTTGTTGTTTTCCTACTGGACTGCTGCTCCTAAAAAGTAGAACCTTTCAGattttttgacatagttttTACAGAATGTAGAGTTTTCATGACTTTATCACTGAATCCAACTCTTTTCTAGGATAGTCCTGGATTCTCAAGTTTGCAATAGAAAAAGTTTCTTTTTATGTTGTGTAGCTTGATGTATTAGAATAAGGTTAACAGTCCCTCTTTTGCAAATATATCTATTATGAATAACGTCAATATTCTTCGTCAATGCTTACTGGGTTTATACCTTTCTTCTTTTCGGCCTGCAGTTTATCCAAGTATATGATGGTGGCTTCGGGTGTGGTATCTCTTCATATGCAGCGTGTGAAAGTTCACAGAGTTACCAAGGTATTGCATTTCATTCCAGTTGTCAATAGACTATAGAAACTACATCAGTATTACTAACTTCAACTCGTCGCAATTTATAGGCATGGGATCACGTTGTTGGTATTATATGTGTGCACGAAGCAGGGGGAAAGGTATATTCTTCCATGGCTCTTTCTCAATCATGAATTTGCTGCAAAGCTCAACAGTTGGATTGATACGAAACTGCAATGAGATTAACTAACGGAAATTTAGAAACAGAAGACGATAAAAATTGCAGACGAGCTTTTCTTATAGAACTTGTGCAACTTTTTTATTGAGTGCTCTATACACATGGAATGACAAACTTGCTCCGTTTTAAAAAATTATCTCGTGTAAAAACAGGTGACTGACTGGAAGGGAGATGAACTTAATCTAGCAGCGGATGAAGTTGGACGGAGGAATATATACCCTTCCGGCGGAATCCTTGCGACTAATGGCACCTTGCATAACCGGCTTTTAGAGATGATATCTTTCAGTTCAACTGTTTCCCGGTGATCATTATTTCACCGTCGGTATTTCTTTGTTGTTTCAATATACAATTGCAATAATTTGTCAAAAAAAGGGGAATGAAAATCATTCTTTggaatttcatattatatattgaTTCTTCATACACATTGTATGAGATACCAGATTCTTAACGAGGCAATGTAATAACCAAACTTTGACTGAATTGCTCTAATTGATTGGAGTGTCTTTGTTATGCGAGTATGTGAATTGTTTTTCTGACTTTGCACCACTTTTTAACTACGTTTTATTCTTGTTTACTGAATGTTAGCGTCAGTTGACTAAGTTGTTGATTTGTTACTGATTATTTTACAGTAAATTCTACATCAATTAACATTGTACTGATTTATGGCTCTAGTTTGGGAGATTTGTAAGTGTGTCGGGAACCTGGTCAGTACACCAAGTATCATAATATAAGTggtaataattcaaaaaaatCGGTAAAGCAATAGTCCCTAAACTTTGGGCTAATTGGAGCTTTGGTCCTTGTACTAAAAATTCGTGAGTATTAATCCCTGAACTTGTTATAATGTAAAATAATGGTTATTTTCACTAACTCTGTAAGAACCTCCATCTACAATAAAGGGTTTGAATGGGCAAAATATGGATGGAAGTCCTAATGGAGTCAAGAGAACCATTGCTCCACATTATTACAAGTTAGGGACTAATATCACAAATTTTTAGTCTAGGGACTAAAGCTCTAACTGCGCTAAATTTGAgaaaccattgctccaattatcttcaaaaataatataaaattccaACTATTAATATTACGATATTTAATGTACTGGCATGTGTTTTGGCAAATTGAAATATTTCTCAAACAATTGATTTCTCAAAACTCTTGTGGATGAATTCAAACGCATCATATTGACGTGTCGTGAGACCATTGGTTCATGAACATAGAAAGTCACACAAGTGGGAATTGGATCCGCTTCGGACCTTAGTGTCCGGAGCCTAAGGATCAAATCATCTAGACCGTTGATTGGTGTGTAAAAGAAATCAAAACCGTTGGTTTTGTGTGGTAGGCCATGAAAATAAGTTAATGGAGACCATTTGATTCAATTCGTGCAGCCCAAATGAATTGATCCTTAGACTCCAGATACTAAGGTTTAGAGCGGATCCAATTCAACACGAAACCAGATCCCTTCCGAACCTAAATAAACTGAGCCTAAAGATCAAAGGATTCGGACtgttgaaatttaatcaaatgactgcaattattataaattttagagGATCCTTGTTTATAACCgttttattaaatttcaataGATCGGATCTTTTACTCAAGAAGCTCAGTTTATTTGAGTCCGGGATCAGGTTCTATTCCGCACAAGTGAAGATCAATACTCATACTGTCATACATGGGCATTTCCGCTTTAAACCACTGCCCTTTTGACACGTCGCCGATCTCGTGAATGGTGTTCATCCCGTCGCCATTTTCCAGAGGCCTCCATCAACCCATCAACATGCCCTACGTGTCCCCACAGATTGCTTACGTTGAACACCAATCTAGATCCGATTTAATAAATCCCTTTCTACAGAAATCTCTTGAATCCTCTGGATTGAAGAGGGACCACGTCCTATTGTCCAACAAAAAAGAAGAGGGACTACGTACtaataaagaaacaaaacacatatgtaaatataagaaaaaaaaaattatttaaaatttttggaTATTTTACTAACTAGCCTCGACTTAACTAGAACGTCTTAAGTTAGACTCATAAAACAACAGTAACAATGTATAATAATTGTGATGAGTTTGATCTTTTGTTGTGTTTAACTCTGTTGTGATtagtgtttaaattttttttcgatACGATCAATAATTCCGTAGAAATATCAGAAGAATTGGAGAAAGAT is from Malus sylvestris chromosome 5, drMalSylv7.2, whole genome shotgun sequence and encodes:
- the LOC126623508 gene encoding putative PAP-specific phosphatase, mitochondrial, with amino-acid sequence MIFVHSARHFSTVRFTRPDSALRRRRFRVRSSLPFGTEKANYYRELEAAVDAVERACALCVDIQSSVLQRRVVEKTDQTPVTVADFGVQALVSLELGKRFPLIPLVAEEDSAFVRSNKLVEPVLNAVLDKSSCAENPWTADEVLEAIDRGGPEGFAFGAQPATYWVLDPIDGTKGFVKGNPALYVVGLALVVDGELVLGVMGCPNWKNDISNKSTSEVQEENISPPGSGIIMVAHTGCGTWTKRLSSVLNSTAKMPYSWTQCFADGSCIMEEARFSIPDSDVWESFPLSSLFRSTNADSIDEGEILLVKSCCGSLSKYMMVASGVVSLHMQRVKVHRVTKAWDHVVGIICVHEAGGKVTDWKGDELNLAADEVGRRNIYPSGGILATNGTLHNRLLEMISFSSTVSR